Genomic segment of Aphelocoma coerulescens isolate FSJ_1873_10779 chromosome 6, UR_Acoe_1.0, whole genome shotgun sequence:
AGGAATTCTCATGGGAAGTGCCTAAAAAACTCATGTTTTGACATTAATGACATCACCTTCtaaaaacagaaaggaagaccacTAATGACGAGGATGCTTCTGAAAATCAAATTTGACAGCTTTATATTCAACATAAGGAATTTTAGATTTtgaatggaaagaaagaaaagattattttcttggaaattgatttttttttaaccctcaGTGTCTTTCATTATCTAAGATATAATGGACAGAGTCTGTTTTTTTAATCAGCATAAGACAACGAAATACAGTTTACTTTTAACTGCTGCTCTCTTGGTTCTTTCGATATAGACGAAGTGTGACTCAGGTACTCAAACCAATAGCTGAACCTCAAACCTTTGATGGGCAAAGGTGAAGACGACTTTCCCAGCTCTGACTAAGGATCAGCAGATCTGTTGCTTCTAATTAGACAATGGGAAATTCTGGGGTCCAATTTCCTTACTGGAGTTAGCATTGCATACAGCTGGGGGCTGCTTTGATGGGAGGTGGCTGAATATCACATAAATGTATCTTGGCCTCTTTTATAAAATATGTTAACATATATGTAATATTTAAATCACCTTCACTGCATATGTGCTGTTACTGTCGTGTTTCAATTACTTGCATTTTTGAAACATAAGTGCTCTCCTATGAAACAACAATCTTAGaataaaaagctttttcctACCATGTATGtaaatgtgtctttttttccatgtttttttaaattttgctgtATGATGGTCCATCTCAATTCAGCTGCTTCTACTCTTGTAGTAATTTAGTTTACCAAAATAATTGATTTTTGTTAGATTTTGGAATTGTTATATGAATTTCCCTGTTAATACATGTATGATCACTTTTTAGTCCTCGTGATTAATGGGAACTCAGTGAAAAAGTATTAGATTTTTATTTGTAACTCTTAGGTTTGTGCTATacagtattttttcattatttttgccCTCCAACGTCAGGTTTATTGCATGGCTTTCTGTGTTGGATAGAATTTGGGAATAAAATATAGCTCAGAGAAATAAGTGCAAAACTTCACCAAATGCACACAACACGAGGTTACATCTGGCCCAGTGCCTTCCCCCCGGAGAGCTGGCCCTGGCTCAGAaagtgtgcccagctgtggaacggggctgtgccagcacccGGCTCCAGGGGTGGGACCAGCATCCCGTTATTCCTGCTGGAGCCAGCACCCGCCTCTCCTCCGCACAGCTCGGGCCGCTGCTGCGGGCGGGCGGGACAAGGACCTCTCTGTCTGTGCCCATGTGCTGGATTGTCCCAGACAGTGGCAACCCACTCTTTCCAAATGCCTGTGGGTTAGGAACAGGTTTGTTTAAATTCGGAGGGTGTGAGACCACGTTTATCTTCTGTGATCAGTTTTGTTTGTCAGGCAACAACTTAATCCTGCAATGCAAGGGTTGCCTGTGTATGGCCCCCAAGAGGGACTTGATGCTTTGTGGGTTAGCCAGCATTCTGATAAATCTACGCTGGAGAAGTGCTGCCACCCCGTGTTTAACTCCTAAATAAATGTCTTCGTACAGTGCCTCCCGAATAGATGTGGTGGTGGAAAGAGAGTGCCTGTGATGAACGTTAAAGGAAAAGCTGCCATTTATTCCTTTCAAGTGTGTCATAAACACAATTTCTATCTAGTCAAGCCAGAGGTCTCTCCACTTAATCTCCAATTAATCATGCTAATGCGCTCTATGTTCTGTGTAAATTGAGATAAACAGGTTTATGGGTAGCTCCTGATCTCCCAAGAAGTTACCACGTTAATCAGTGGGCCTCACTGGGTACCCACCTGGGTACATTTTGGTTGGAAAATATCTTCAAGAGCACCTCCATCTTAAAGAATGAGTTGGCAAAGATTTCCCATTTTCCTAGCAGCATATTGCTTATCTTCCAAGGAATATGAAATATGTGTGTGTCAGCATCAGAAATGTAAACTGTTTGGAGCCAGGTCCTACTGGTCTGCCTAGAAACACTAACCTTGACCTTTGTTATTAAAGACTTGTTTTGCAAATGGTCTTTTACCGCTCAGTAATGTATACAAAGGCATTTTGCTAATAATAAGGAAGTCATTCATGCTGACACAGAAGTGTTTTGTGGAAGCATTACAGTCCTACACATACCTATTTGTCAAGATGTCCCTGACAAAGCACGAGAAGACATTTCTTTGTCAATGCCCTGGGTGCCTTTCTTTTGGCTTAACTTCTTCAGGAGCTCTAGTTCATAGTGTATTACAATCCAACCAGCAGAAGCAAgtgaatgaaaaacaaataacaaGAAACCAGAGAAGGAGCCttataaataaatgtgtttCGTAACATAACATGAAAGCAGAAAGTCCATGTCTCAACAAACAGAAACACCTGCAGACAAAAGGAACAGTTCAGCTCAGGTGGTGACAATAACAACTGTATTAACCATTAAACCATTAAAGGTTTGTTGGAGaggaggggtgtgtgtgtgtgtttccagCTGGTTGGTGGGCAGGGGAGGCTGGCCCGAGGCTTGGCATTGTCTGGAGATGTGTGACAGTCTTTCAGGTGAAAGGCTGTGGCTCTGAACCCTGCATAGGGGTCAGACACACCCCTAGCATGTTAGCTAGATAATTGGATTAATCTACTAGCAAATGTGCAGGGTAGAAATGGCTGAACTTTTGTGGCAATTTTTCTACCTATTCAGCTCTTCCCATAAATGGATTTAAGCACATGAGCTTCATGGctccattaaaaagaaaagatgaaagtAGCTAAACTCTGGATGCTACAGGATACAGACCATATCCCCTTGGTTCAAATCAGTCAGCATTTGATATTCTGAGTTTTCTCTTGGAGCACGACATACAGGTTAAGGCATTATTATATATTCTTTATGAAAGTAGATacatgtgtgtgtgagagagagacaAGCACAGACAGATGGGAAGGTGGCAAGACAGCATGCAGGAATGTGCACACACTAAACATGTTTACAGTAAACCAGTTAATCTGACAATTTCCTGgtggagctggcagcagcagagccagtcTGCCTCAGTGCCCTAACGAGAACGTGCCCTTGCCCTCCCTGGAACTATTCTGGCAAGCTCTCCTTGGGCTTCCCAGAAAGTGGGGCAATGTGTGCCTCCCCCTAATCCCagtcacagcactgctgtggaGTGAGGCACTCTAAACAACCAGTGACCCACAGGCATGCAGCTCTGTGCCTGACTGCAGTGCTTTTGCTCTCAGGCACCACAAGCAACAAGCAATTAGCCCTTGGTCTCCTGCAGAAAGAAAtgttcagctcctgcctgccctggaaAACACTGTTTGTTCTAAGTTTAGCAGTTCTTCTTGCAGGTAAGATATTCTTGAATATGACTGACAATTATTTAAATAGGGTTGTCTTAGAGAAATGAAGGGCCTGCTTGGGAACCCAGCCCCGAGTGGCCCCAAATAGGTGCTCAGATTGCTGTTTCAAATCAATCAATATTTGTACAGATTATTCACATTTGAGCCCTGATCACCTCAGGTATACAATCTACTACTAGGACTGCAGGATAGAAGCACAGTTCCTTTAAACATGTGCTATTTCATGGTATTTGGGGTTTGTTCATGTGTCAGGAGGGACTATGACCTAGCTAAGTTCCTGCTTCTGCTTCTCTTCTAGATTTTACTGAAAACAGAGCTTTTGCCAGCCTAAGTGAATGCAAAACTGCAACCATAGATGATGTGAACGAGAGTCTTGAGGTAAGAGGTTGGCTGACCCAGGGTCTGTTCTGCACCCACCCCCCGTGCCCCATCTGCCTGCACTGGCTGGGCAAGCACAACTTGTGTATTGCTTTGGCCATGTACAAAGTACATGCTGGGGAGGAGAGCCACACGCAAGAGCAGAACAACATTAGTGTCACCTGACTTACCACAGCTTTGCTACTGCTAGTCTAAAAACTGTCCTTGTAGatatattttctggttttgctgtgcTCCAGGTATATAAAGGGGCTTGAACATAAGCAGTATAGCTAGATAATAACAATAGCTGCCTAAGAATACATGAGCTTCTTTATTTATGGATGTTCACAGATAGATTAGTTCTAAGGCTCCAATGTCTTTCCTTTTCAACTTAgactttttctcccctcactcCATAGAAATATTCAAAATGCTTGCCTGAAATGATTGCCAAGGGTGAAAAAGCTTCAATCAATTCCCTGGTGTGGACACTGCAAGAAGCACTTGATCTGCTGCGCCCTGTTCAAGAGCAATGTGAGGCCCCTCCTGAACCAACTCTCACCTTTGCTGGGTGTTGGACAAAGCGGCAGTTGGAGAAGCACTAAGGAAATTTTTTCTACCTACAGAGTGAACCAAGTGTCTGCATTTCTTTGGGGGTGGGAGAGGAGTGGCATAAGATAAAAGGCATCTCAGTAATAGAAAGCACTCGGTTAGCAGGGACTGGGGAGGCACAGCAGCACGAACAGGAGagtcctgctgtccctgcagcccaggcaccagtgctgagcagcagcacaggcaacaaaatgggagaaaaagatTTTAAACAAGCAAAAATGCTTGCTTAGATGAAGCCAGCTAGTGGAGAGGGGTTAATGACTTTGCTTGGGAAGGGGAGACTTTTATACCCACTTTCACTCTAATCCATCGTTTTCttgctctctttcttttttctttttttacccaCCCAAAAGTTTGCAAGCAGCTACCTCCGTGCCCACGCCCAGTGGCCCCAAGAAACGGGGGACTGGTGTGTGTGACCATTGACAATGCTCAGTACTGTAAACCCATGTGCAACAAGGTAACATTCCTGCCTTACTGCTGCTATATTGCTGCAGCTATTCCTTAAATTACAACCCCTTACTGGGTAAAGCCTAACTTTGTTTGCTATAAGTTTTTTATATCCCTCAGGGCTGGGAGAGGTTGTACTGTTTGTATTTACCTGCCCTGGCTGAATGTTTCTTCCCCTTGAAGTTACCATGACGTACCCTAAGAcaatgtttgtttattttctccccaccattGCTTCCCAAGGGTTATGACTTCCAGTTCCTCAGAAGCAGCAGGCTGTATGAAGTGTGTGGCAATGCCACTGGGTTTTCCTGGACCACACAACTTGTCGGGGGAAAGGCACTGGCTGTTTGCAGCCGTGAGTACTTCTCAGACATATCTGTTCGTGAGGACGTGGGGCTCCCTCTCTTTTGTTCAAAAAAAtaggaggaaagaaaagttcCTCTTTTCTTGACATGTGTGACAACTTTGTTATGTGTGACACTGTgagagccagtgctgggctggcaaACTGATGAGTAAGAACACACATTAGCTTTAATACTCTCATGAAGGCCTGAGCACTGCTGTTTCATCTTGGGGTACCAAATATGATATGTATGCAAATGTTTGTGGGAAGATGTTTTAAAAAACCAGTACATTGGTATCACCTTGAAACAAACCCTGTCCTTCACAAGTGTTGTGTGACCCACTAGACAGAGAGCAGTAGGACATAAAACTGTTTATCTTGCAACAATATTTGAAGAATCTCTGCAAAATTGGCCAACACCTGCATGCACATATAATAAAGCCCAGCAGCTGGCCCCCAGCCAGCAATGCTGCCACCTTCATGTAGCCCATGGACTGTAAGACTGCTCCCATTGTATCCATTGCTCAATCTGTGACCCAAAGCAGGCTGTATGACTGTTGTTACTgccttaatttaaaaacaattgtGCATATAGATACACAGAAGGGCCACCTTACCTCTGCTATgcttaatggaaaatattttactgttgACAGTGCCTAGTTGCTAGATCAGTTGTTTTCCAAGGCTTACCAAAAGCAAGCAATCATCTCGGCACTTTTATTCCAAGCTGGAGACTTTAGTCTAGAAAATGGGAATGCTGGCACTTGTTTAAAGATCCGGACAAAGATAAGGTAAATAAGTTaactgctttatttattttttgttgtctctgatcttttccagcctctgaGACGGGCATCAGTGGAGCTAAATCTGCCTATTTCCCCAGCAACAGCACGTGTGTGCACACACTTGccttccctggagctcaggcagAGCAGCTGAACATCTTTCTCAAAGAGCTTGCAGAGCAAGGCATCGACGGCTCCAGCCGGGATGAGGGGGCTGATTGCATCATCTGTGGCTACTAGCACCAaacagcctgggcacagcccagccagcTGACTGCAGCTGGAcaacagaagcagagcagtgaaaTCATTGCTAACATGTGTAAACACACAGCTTTTATTTATTCAAAGGACAGGAGATCATTATCATGACCTTAGCTTTGGGGTACTGATATATGGGCTAAATCTTATCACACATCTCATGGCAGAAGGGTTTCAAAGAAAGAAGATCACTTTTATAGCTTAAATTTGTCTTGCTGGAATTAAATAAGAACTAAAGTTTTAATGGATGCCTTCCTATTGGCTTAACTTCTTCAGGATCTCTGAAGATAGTGATAACACTAATTGTTATCAGAAAttgtcccatggcaggggtcaTCTCTACTGAGAAAGGACCATATTTCTACTTGCTTGTACAGTTGCCAGTTAATCCCTGTTGTTGCTCTGATGACCATTAAAGCCATGTAAGTTACAACAATTCCTGGCTGTAGGGGTATAATTTATTCACTTGCTTGCTTGACTGGGGCTT
This window contains:
- the LOC138112337 gene encoding uncharacterized protein isoform X1, encoding MCDSLSGTTSNKQLALGLLQKEMFSSCLPWKTLFVLSLAVLLADFTENRAFASLSECKTATIDDVNESLEKYSKCLPEMIAKGEKASINSLVWTLQEALDLLRPVQEQFCKQLPPCPRPVAPRNGGLVCVTIDNAQYCKPMCNKGYDFQFLRSSRLYEVCGNATGFSWTTQLVGGKALAVCSPSETGISGAKSAYFPSNSTCVHTLAFPGAQAEQLNIFLKELAEQGIDGSSRDEGADCIICGY
- the LOC138112337 gene encoding uncharacterized protein isoform X2, translating into MFSSCLPWKTLFVLSLAVLLADFTENRAFASLSECKTATIDDVNESLEKYSKCLPEMIAKGEKASINSLVWTLQEALDLLRPVQEQFCKQLPPCPRPVAPRNGGLVCVTIDNAQYCKPMCNKGYDFQFLRSSRLYEVCGNATGFSWTTQLVGGKALAVCSPSETGISGAKSAYFPSNSTCVHTLAFPGAQAEQLNIFLKELAEQGIDGSSRDEGADCIICGY